In one Halosimplex halophilum genomic region, the following are encoded:
- a CDS encoding class I SAM-dependent methyltransferase, with protein MEVSCVRVPREDGEATRRRLADADLVAEDYEIEVADGCLYVPVTDPAAVPDEFEVVTREVDARETQTMPADLLEFDPSYERLGDVVIVDEDDPERARALADAVVESALPVKTVVNRASKVKGTERVRDWEVLAGESTEAVHREYGCEFALDLATVYFSPRLATERHRVAEQVREGERAFDMFAGVGPFVVPFAKRGATAVGVDINEDAVEYLRENARRNGVADRVTAICGDVREVADEYTDWADRLVMNLPHSADDFLDTAVELAGDDCVVHYYDIQHEDDPYGPGERAIRAAAEPEYEVAVERRHTVRSYAPHELNVCLDVRLRRAD; from the coding sequence ATGGAGGTCTCCTGCGTTCGGGTGCCACGCGAGGACGGCGAGGCGACGCGCCGCCGGCTGGCCGACGCCGACCTGGTCGCCGAGGACTACGAGATCGAGGTCGCCGACGGGTGCCTCTACGTGCCCGTCACCGACCCCGCTGCGGTCCCCGACGAGTTCGAGGTCGTCACGCGGGAGGTCGACGCGCGGGAGACACAGACGATGCCGGCGGATCTGCTGGAGTTCGACCCCTCCTACGAGCGGCTCGGCGACGTGGTCATCGTCGACGAGGACGACCCCGAGCGCGCGCGGGCGCTGGCCGACGCCGTCGTCGAGTCGGCGCTGCCGGTGAAGACGGTCGTGAATCGCGCCTCGAAGGTCAAGGGGACCGAGCGGGTCCGCGACTGGGAGGTGCTGGCCGGCGAGAGCACCGAGGCGGTCCACCGCGAGTACGGCTGCGAGTTCGCCCTGGACCTGGCGACGGTGTACTTCTCGCCGCGGCTGGCGACCGAGCGCCACCGCGTCGCCGAGCAGGTCCGAGAGGGGGAACGGGCCTTCGATATGTTCGCCGGGGTCGGCCCCTTCGTCGTCCCCTTCGCGAAGCGCGGCGCGACCGCCGTCGGCGTCGACATCAACGAGGACGCGGTCGAGTACCTGCGGGAGAACGCCCGCCGTAACGGCGTCGCGGACCGCGTGACGGCGATCTGTGGGGACGTGCGCGAGGTGGCCGACGAGTACACGGACTGGGCCGACCGGCTCGTGATGAACCTGCCCCACAGCGCCGACGACTTCCTCGACACCGCCGTCGAACTGGCCGGCGACGACTGCGTGGTCCACTACTACGACATCCAGCACGAGGACGACCCCTACGGGCCGGGCGAACGCGCCATCCGCGCGGCCGCCGAACCGGAGTACGAGGTGGCCGTCGAACGGCGCCACACCGTCCGGTCGTACGCCCCCCACGAGTTGAACGTCTGCCTCGACGTGCGACTGCGGCGGGCCGACTGA
- the dph5 gene encoding diphthine synthase — protein sequence MLTFVGLGLYDERSVTVAGRDAIRSADRVVAEFYTSKLAGAAIEDLEAAHDTEIEVRDRTGVEQSPGDILDDAADSDVVFCTAGDTMISTTHTDLRLRAHERGIETRVVHGTTAQAAASSLTGLQNYRFGKATTLPFERSHAGDDLPGSVVDTVEGNRDRGLHTLVFLDIDAASDDYMRADRAAARLADAYEDTLGVVVARAGSPDPAVRADRLSTLAGESFGDPLHLLVVPGELHLMERDALAALGGAPDTLLEELVV from the coding sequence ATGCTCACCTTCGTCGGGCTCGGCCTCTACGACGAGCGGTCGGTCACCGTCGCGGGCCGAGACGCCATCCGGTCGGCCGACCGCGTCGTCGCCGAGTTCTACACCAGCAAGCTCGCCGGCGCCGCGATCGAGGACCTCGAAGCCGCCCACGACACCGAGATCGAGGTCCGCGACCGCACGGGCGTCGAGCAGTCGCCCGGGGATATCCTCGACGACGCCGCCGACTCGGACGTCGTCTTCTGCACCGCCGGCGACACCATGATCTCGACGACCCACACGGACCTGCGGCTGCGCGCTCACGAGCGGGGCATCGAGACCCGCGTCGTCCACGGGACGACCGCCCAGGCCGCCGCCAGCTCGCTCACCGGCCTCCAGAACTACCGCTTCGGCAAGGCGACGACGCTCCCGTTCGAGCGCTCCCACGCCGGCGACGACCTCCCCGGGAGCGTCGTCGACACGGTCGAGGGGAACCGCGACCGCGGCCTCCACACGCTGGTCTTCCTCGACATCGACGCCGCCAGCGACGACTACATGCGCGCCGACCGGGCGGCCGCCCGCCTGGCCGACGCCTACGAGGACACGCTCGGCGTCGTCGTCGCCCGCGCGGGCAGCCCCGACCCCGCCGTCCGCGCCGACCGGCTCTCGACGCTCGCCGGGGAGTCGTTCGGCGACCCGCTCCACCTGCTGGTCGTCCCCGGGGAGCTCCACCTCATGGAACGGGACGCCCTCGCAGCGCTCGGTGGCGCGCCCGACACGCTTCTCGAAGAACTAGTCGTCTGA
- the artA gene encoding archaeosortase A: MLDAVLSGLDWATRFSDPLAWLVLAAFLVTVVLEAADRREHARLAGVAAWALFGVFWFTLIYHFAVVQRSVIEGLGTLVAVPASLYVGYLLWSGRDSLFVLSRAILLMGVVFFPFESIPVLRQFLVETVTDQTAVLISLIGSDPALVTGYETIVDGQRVVAYDGYIVGEKHHLYENTFVFADGESPIFYTIVIACTGIGSMAIFAGLIAAVEAPLTRKLRALAVSLPVIYALNLGRNVMIAVGFGEQRFHLFPELVMSVFGLSDPRQVSYIVIDRIVAQSLSVVALVGITYLVVRELPEVLTVVEDLLFVVTGSEYDLRAALDLDPSVAEGDPEVGAGAGTRSDD, translated from the coding sequence ATGCTCGACGCCGTTCTCTCGGGGCTGGACTGGGCCACGCGCTTCTCGGACCCGCTCGCGTGGCTCGTCCTCGCGGCGTTTCTCGTGACGGTCGTCCTGGAGGCGGCCGACCGGCGCGAGCACGCCCGGCTGGCCGGGGTCGCGGCCTGGGCGCTGTTCGGCGTCTTCTGGTTCACGCTCATCTACCACTTCGCCGTCGTCCAGCGGAGCGTCATCGAGGGGCTCGGGACGCTCGTCGCCGTCCCAGCCTCCCTCTACGTCGGCTACCTGCTGTGGTCCGGCCGCGACTCGCTCTTTGTCCTCTCGCGGGCCATCCTCCTGATGGGGGTGGTCTTCTTCCCGTTCGAGTCGATCCCCGTACTGCGGCAGTTCCTGGTCGAGACGGTCACCGACCAGACGGCGGTCCTGATCTCGCTGATCGGCTCGGACCCGGCGCTCGTCACGGGGTACGAGACCATCGTCGACGGCCAGCGGGTCGTCGCGTACGACGGCTACATCGTCGGCGAGAAGCACCACCTCTACGAGAACACGTTCGTCTTCGCCGACGGGGAGAGTCCGATCTTCTACACGATCGTCATCGCCTGCACGGGGATCGGGAGCATGGCGATCTTCGCCGGGCTGATCGCGGCCGTCGAGGCGCCGCTGACCCGGAAGCTCCGCGCGCTCGCGGTGTCGCTGCCGGTCATCTACGCGCTGAACCTGGGGCGCAACGTCATGATCGCCGTCGGGTTCGGGGAACAGCGGTTCCACCTGTTCCCGGAACTGGTCATGTCGGTCTTCGGGCTGTCGGACCCGCGGCAGGTCTCCTACATCGTCATCGACCGCATCGTCGCCCAGAGCCTGTCGGTGGTCGCGCTGGTCGGGATCACCTACCTCGTCGTCCGCGAGCTCCCGGAGGTGCTGACCGTCGTCGAGGACCTGCTGTTCGTCGTGACCGGCTCGGAGTACGACCTGCGGGCCGCGCTGGACCTCGACCCGTCGGTCGCCGAGGGCGACCCGGAGGTCGGCGCCGGCGCGGGCACCCGATCAGACGACTAG
- a CDS encoding DUF7282 domain-containing protein: MTGTNDKLRSLFLTMLMVVSVFGGSIAFAGTAAAANTDPGVDAATEDEGTGNGDIVVEFNRSVRKANGPNAGNPLDASNFTVYVREAGTDDFTEYNQSTRPEVDEQLANSDVIHPADAGSGATDEVVRLEGNGLWGDLNPADEVKVNVGNGTAIGSWNGSDVVGERSIGNVTVETAAGELDQADGAHSDRGSAQRVYQGQNVRFKADQPDTPILLRNVETGEILLDGSTGAGTSIVFDSADLESGTTYRLIYDEGAGAAETSKFFNVTSLQLSASLDEDGTLFEHNEDAEITVEGSSIRGGEPVAIEVDGPDTEYERVSFDNRGEFEETFNYGTSLDAGDYTVTVTDVATGAEVTAGEFSVDEFPSADSASFGGGVFEEERGDVVEIPVQLSDSQEGAQATVAIGDKADTGYVTNVTVADEDGDGEVVLEWNTYMAGTGESEHIFTAQGEDNVTDFGGESGSFVEAVRVFENDTEAPNASSLEFAGNGILDPASYDLAVVANNEDQSEVINKGNFNFTEVDADAVGAVSINARSTESSNVWVVPSDKKDQVDLTFIDENTDNNEDPIDGNLTQSDLVASEEMIVHQISASGLEGVFQNRTTTGANATSAFLSEVDTGLFNASFSELDPGPNQPRERFDLNVDNTVVLPDYQNDTYYVAVDLAEVDEDKLEDGIEYNASFSFESYSSVGPQIGGEGAGTVGSDWTYEVAEASLDTNADDEVVIRNQAGQTIRGDTNVAPGTELGLRINSQSDTSPFLTTLNTHVTEDRTFAATGDFSERGSDINFTVAVRRGGDQISDGTYSGVILAQPTASVTFSDQAVAEGNQEVVVDSATLSDGGFIAIHEGSASGDVIGVSGYLEAGQHSNVRVDLDSPVNGTTTLVAMPHLDDNSNNLYDFPEADAPYTADGSAVTDSAEVSLDTETATPTDTPTDTPTDTPTDTPTDTPTDTPTDTPTDTPTDTPTEAPEDGGDGGDDTPSPTTTGDGAGFGVAVSLIALLAAALLAARRRE, encoded by the coding sequence ATGACAGGAACCAACGACAAGCTTCGCAGCTTGTTCCTGACGATGCTGATGGTCGTCTCCGTGTTCGGAGGCTCCATCGCGTTCGCGGGAACAGCTGCGGCCGCCAATACCGACCCCGGCGTGGACGCAGCCACGGAGGACGAGGGGACCGGTAACGGCGACATCGTAGTCGAATTCAACCGTAGCGTTCGCAAAGCAAACGGTCCGAACGCTGGCAACCCGCTCGACGCCAGCAACTTCACGGTCTACGTCCGTGAGGCCGGCACCGACGACTTCACCGAGTACAACCAGTCCACTCGGCCCGAAGTCGACGAGCAGCTGGCCAACTCCGACGTGATCCACCCGGCCGACGCCGGCTCGGGCGCGACCGACGAGGTCGTCCGCCTCGAAGGTAACGGCCTGTGGGGCGACCTCAACCCGGCCGACGAGGTCAAGGTCAACGTCGGTAACGGCACCGCCATCGGTAGCTGGAACGGCTCCGACGTCGTCGGCGAGCGTTCCATCGGGAACGTCACCGTCGAGACGGCCGCAGGCGAGCTCGACCAGGCCGACGGCGCGCACAGCGACCGCGGTAGCGCCCAGCGCGTCTACCAGGGTCAGAACGTGCGCTTCAAGGCCGACCAGCCCGACACGCCGATCCTGCTCCGTAACGTCGAGACCGGAGAGATCCTCCTCGACGGGAGCACCGGCGCCGGGACGTCCATCGTCTTCGACAGCGCGGACCTCGAGTCCGGCACCACCTACCGCCTGATCTACGACGAGGGCGCTGGTGCTGCCGAGACGAGCAAGTTCTTCAACGTGACCTCGCTGCAGCTGTCGGCCTCGCTCGACGAGGACGGCACGCTGTTCGAGCACAACGAGGACGCGGAGATCACCGTCGAGGGTAGTTCCATCCGCGGTGGCGAGCCGGTCGCCATCGAGGTCGACGGCCCGGACACCGAGTACGAGCGCGTCTCCTTCGACAACCGCGGCGAGTTCGAGGAGACGTTCAACTACGGCACCAGTCTCGACGCCGGTGACTACACGGTCACCGTGACCGACGTCGCGACCGGCGCCGAGGTCACCGCCGGCGAGTTCTCCGTCGACGAGTTCCCCTCGGCTGACTCCGCCTCCTTCGGTGGCGGCGTCTTCGAGGAGGAGCGCGGTGACGTCGTGGAGATCCCCGTCCAGCTGAGCGACAGCCAGGAGGGTGCCCAGGCCACGGTCGCCATCGGTGACAAGGCCGACACCGGCTACGTCACGAACGTGACGGTCGCCGACGAGGACGGCGACGGTGAGGTCGTCCTCGAGTGGAACACCTACATGGCCGGCACCGGCGAGAGCGAGCACATCTTCACCGCGCAGGGTGAGGACAACGTCACCGACTTCGGTGGCGAGAGCGGCTCCTTCGTCGAGGCCGTCCGTGTCTTCGAGAACGACACGGAAGCGCCCAACGCTTCCAGCCTCGAGTTCGCGGGTAACGGTATCCTCGACCCCGCGTCGTACGACCTCGCGGTCGTCGCGAACAACGAGGACCAGTCCGAAGTCATCAACAAGGGCAACTTCAACTTCACTGAGGTCGACGCCGACGCGGTCGGCGCAGTGTCGATCAACGCCCGTTCCACCGAGAGCAGCAACGTCTGGGTCGTCCCCTCGGACAAGAAGGACCAGGTCGACCTGACGTTCATCGACGAGAACACCGACAACAACGAGGACCCGATCGACGGGAACCTCACGCAGTCCGACCTGGTGGCCAGCGAAGAGATGATCGTCCACCAGATCAGCGCGTCCGGTCTGGAAGGCGTCTTCCAGAACCGCACCACGACGGGTGCGAACGCGACCAGCGCCTTCCTCAGTGAGGTCGACACCGGTCTGTTCAACGCCAGCTTCTCCGAGCTGGACCCCGGTCCGAACCAGCCGCGCGAACGGTTCGACCTGAACGTTGACAACACGGTCGTCCTCCCGGACTACCAGAACGACACCTACTACGTCGCTGTTGACCTCGCGGAGGTCGACGAGGACAAGCTCGAGGACGGTATCGAGTACAACGCCTCGTTCTCCTTCGAGAGCTACAGCTCGGTCGGTCCGCAGATCGGCGGCGAGGGCGCCGGCACTGTCGGCTCCGACTGGACGTACGAGGTCGCCGAGGCGTCGCTCGACACCAACGCGGACGACGAGGTCGTCATCCGCAACCAGGCCGGTCAGACCATCCGCGGCGACACGAACGTCGCCCCGGGCACGGAGCTCGGCCTCCGCATCAACAGTCAGTCGGACACGAGTCCGTTCCTGACCACGCTGAACACCCACGTCACCGAGGACCGCACGTTCGCGGCGACGGGTGACTTCAGCGAGCGCGGCTCGGACATCAACTTCACTGTCGCGGTCCGCCGCGGTGGCGACCAGATCAGTGACGGCACCTACAGCGGTGTCATCCTGGCTCAGCCGACCGCCTCGGTCACCTTCAGTGACCAGGCCGTCGCTGAGGGCAACCAGGAAGTCGTCGTCGACTCCGCCACGCTCTCGGACGGTGGCTTCATCGCCATCCACGAGGGTAGTGCCAGCGGCGACGTGATCGGCGTGAGCGGCTACCTCGAGGCCGGCCAGCACTCCAACGTGCGGGTCGACCTCGACAGCCCGGTCAACGGGACCACCACGCTGGTCGCGATGCCGCACCTCGACGACAACTCCAACAACCTGTACGACTTCCCCGAGGCCGACGCGCCGTACACTGCCGACGGTAGCGCAGTGACCGACAGCGCCGAGGTCTCGCTGGACACCGAGACGGCTACCCCGACGGACACGCCGACGGACACGCCGACGGACACGCCGACGGACACGCCGACGGACACGCCGACGGACACGCCGACGGACACGCCGACGGACACGCCGACGGACACGCCGACCGAGGCGCCGGAAGACGGCGGTGACGGTGGCGACGACACGCCGTCGCCGACCACCACCGGTGACGGTGCTGGCTTCGGCGTCGCCGTCTCGCTCATCGCCCTGCTCGCGGCTGCGCTCCTCGCGGCGCGCCGTCGCGAATAA
- a CDS encoding plastocyanin/azurin family copper-binding protein gives MNRRTYLATVGSTVTGLSVGLAGCEGAPGAGADPTDTDEEESPSPTAEPAETATETGTDPDAGTGTDTAAGTAGQVPNTVEMVTEGSDYYFTPIGLSVEPGETITWVNESGSHSATAYAESLDAASVTRIPEGAEPWNSGILSEAGATFEHTFEETGTYDYFCIPHAALGMVGRLVVGEPGGPATEGQPPNGELPSSEAIVQRGAISYDEFAN, from the coding sequence GTGAACCGACGTACCTATCTCGCGACAGTCGGGTCTACGGTCACCGGACTGTCGGTCGGCCTCGCCGGCTGCGAGGGCGCTCCCGGTGCGGGCGCCGACCCGACCGACACCGACGAGGAAGAGTCCCCGAGTCCGACCGCGGAACCGGCCGAGACGGCGACCGAGACGGGCACGGATCCCGACGCCGGCACCGGGACCGATACCGCGGCCGGGACCGCCGGACAGGTTCCGAACACCGTGGAGATGGTGACCGAGGGGAGCGACTACTACTTCACGCCGATCGGGCTCTCCGTCGAACCCGGGGAGACGATCACGTGGGTCAACGAGTCGGGGAGCCACTCCGCGACGGCCTACGCCGAGTCGCTCGACGCCGCGTCGGTGACCCGCATCCCCGAGGGCGCCGAACCCTGGAACAGCGGCATCCTGAGCGAGGCGGGGGCGACCTTCGAACACACCTTCGAGGAGACGGGCACGTACGACTACTTCTGTATCCCCCACGCCGCGCTCGGGATGGTGGGCCGGCTCGTCGTCGGCGAACCCGGCGGTCCCGCGACCGAGGGCCAGCCCCCCAACGGCGAACTCCCGAGCAGCGAGGCCATCGTCCAGCGGGGCGCTATCAGTTACGACGAGTTCGCGAACTGA
- a CDS encoding cytochrome c oxidase subunit 3, translating into MSLADDTSEDHGDHGGHHLPAVEDWPRGFGEASWWPFVTAVGAAGIYVAAALFVLGRGQEPLVDPMYGPVATVASVGLFLVGLYGWLYHAFVVNFWERGTDEHGAGTLRLAMILFLGSEIATFGAGFVYYFFIRVGTWSTDTFPDLLGSLIIINTSILVVSSFTLHFAHTALRKGNRSRFLQLLGLTLLLGVVFIGGQIYEYYEFIVHEGFTLTGGAFGSAFYGLTGLHGLHVSLGAVLLGIVFARALKGQYSAERHTSVSTASMYWHFVDVVWIFLVVVLYVGAEI; encoded by the coding sequence ATGAGTCTCGCGGACGATACGTCAGAGGACCACGGGGACCACGGCGGGCACCACCTGCCGGCGGTCGAGGACTGGCCGCGCGGGTTCGGCGAGGCCAGCTGGTGGCCGTTCGTCACCGCCGTCGGCGCGGCGGGCATCTACGTCGCCGCCGCGCTGTTCGTCCTCGGTCGCGGCCAGGAACCGCTCGTCGACCCGATGTACGGCCCGGTCGCCACCGTCGCCAGCGTCGGCCTGTTCCTCGTCGGCCTCTACGGCTGGCTGTACCACGCGTTCGTCGTCAACTTCTGGGAGAGGGGCACCGACGAACACGGCGCCGGGACGCTCCGGCTCGCGATGATACTGTTCCTCGGGTCGGAGATCGCCACCTTCGGCGCCGGGTTCGTCTACTACTTCTTCATCCGCGTCGGCACCTGGTCGACGGACACCTTCCCCGACCTGCTCGGGAGTCTCATCATCATCAACACGTCGATACTGGTCGTCAGCAGCTTCACGCTGCACTTCGCACACACCGCGCTCCGGAAGGGCAACCGGTCGCGGTTCCTCCAGCTGCTGGGGCTGACCCTGCTGCTGGGCGTCGTGTTCATCGGCGGCCAGATCTACGAGTACTACGAGTTCATCGTCCACGAGGGGTTCACCCTCACCGGCGGCGCCTTCGGCTCGGCGTTCTACGGGCTGACCGGCCTCCACGGCCTCCACGTCAGCCTCGGCGCGGTCCTGCTGGGCATCGTCTTCGCCCGGGCGCTCAAGGGCCAGTACTCCGCCGAACGCCACACCTCCGTCAGCACCGCCTCGATGTACTGGCACTTCGTCGACGTTGTCTGGATCTTCCTCGTCGTCGTCCTCTACGTCGGCGCCGAGATCTGA
- a CDS encoding DUF7385 family protein, whose product MEPLDVEDGFDVHEYRHGLKLVSQDRATMHLENRNDFACPACGDAFEELFVSEKRENTFGNPGGPFCVVRTGGQVLLLTH is encoded by the coding sequence ATGGAACCGCTCGACGTCGAGGACGGCTTCGACGTACACGAGTACCGCCACGGCCTGAAGCTGGTGAGCCAGGACCGGGCCACGATGCACCTCGAAAACAGGAACGACTTCGCCTGCCCGGCCTGCGGCGACGCATTCGAGGAGCTGTTCGTCTCCGAGAAGCGCGAGAACACCTTCGGGAACCCCGGCGGCCCGTTCTGCGTCGTCCGCACCGGCGGCCAGGTACTGTTGCTCACGCACTGA